In a genomic window of Nostoc sp. UHCC 0870:
- a CDS encoding DevA family ABC transporter ATP-binding protein, translating into MQTFNNSEPVIFIENLDHYFGSGQLQKQVLFNINLEINAGEIVIMTGPSGSGKTTLLTLVGGLRSAQSGSLRILGKELCDASSKQLTQARRNNGYIFQAHNLHGSLTAIQNVRMGLEVQGKISPQEMLKRSQHILEEVGLGDRLHYYPDNLSGGQKQRVAIARALVSQPKIVLADEPTAALDKQSGRDVVELMQKLAKEQNCTILLVTHDNRILDIADRIIYMEDGHLVRNGVTVGDR; encoded by the coding sequence ATGCAGACTTTTAATAATTCTGAGCCTGTGATTTTTATTGAGAACTTAGATCATTACTTTGGTAGTGGTCAACTCCAAAAGCAGGTTTTATTTAATATCAACCTGGAAATTAATGCCGGGGAAATTGTGATTATGACAGGTCCTTCGGGTTCTGGGAAAACTACCTTGCTGACTTTAGTTGGTGGTTTGCGTTCTGCCCAGTCGGGTAGCTTGCGAATATTAGGTAAAGAACTTTGTGATGCTAGTAGTAAACAGTTAACCCAAGCGCGACGCAATAACGGTTATATTTTCCAAGCACATAACCTGCATGGTAGCTTGACTGCAATTCAAAATGTCCGCATGGGTTTGGAAGTGCAAGGGAAAATTTCCCCCCAAGAAATGCTGAAGCGATCGCAACATATCCTAGAAGAAGTCGGATTAGGCGACAGACTGCACTACTACCCAGATAACTTATCAGGCGGACAAAAACAACGGGTGGCGATCGCCCGTGCTTTAGTCAGTCAGCCTAAAATTGTCTTAGCAGATGAACCAACAGCCGCTCTTGATAAACAATCTGGCCGTGATGTCGTGGAACTAATGCAGAAACTAGCTAAAGAGCAAAACTGCACCATTTTACTAGTTACCCACGACAACCGCATTTTAGATATCGCCGACCGCATTATTTACATGGAAGATGGTCATCTGGTTAGAAATGGAGTCACTGTAGGGGACAGGTGA
- a CDS encoding NAD(P)/FAD-dependent oxidoreductase, with protein sequence MNVAIIGCGVVGAAIAYELSQVPGIKITVFDKQPPAQASTGAALGVLVGIISHKIKGKAWRLRQTSIQRYETLIPELEALTGRIIPFNRQGILNLCLEDENLEGWEKLAAVRHSQGWKLEIWDKAKLKDICPQVNHSQVIGAVYSPQDRQLDPTVLTLALVEAAQQKGVNFQFGVNVLGLSSPENSKSTSVETTAGNFTADWIIISAGLGSTALTAQLNQKIDIRPVLGQALQVSLGHPLGNPDFQPAINGSDVHIVPIGGGDYWIGATVEFPVDSDEIPANQELLESVKQKAIAFCPELATAKIIRTWSGLRPRPEGRPAPVIGELPGFSNVLLATGHYRNGVLLAPATASIIREQIIRNS encoded by the coding sequence ATGAATGTAGCGATTATCGGTTGTGGCGTAGTTGGGGCAGCGATCGCCTATGAACTCAGTCAAGTCCCAGGAATCAAAATTACAGTATTTGACAAACAGCCCCCAGCACAAGCTTCTACAGGCGCGGCATTGGGTGTTTTAGTGGGGATAATTAGCCATAAAATTAAGGGCAAGGCTTGGCGACTGAGACAAACCAGCATCCAACGTTATGAAACTTTGATTCCTGAACTGGAAGCATTAACAGGGCGTATCATCCCTTTTAACCGTCAAGGTATTCTCAACCTTTGTCTAGAAGATGAAAACTTGGAAGGTTGGGAAAAGTTAGCAGCAGTTCGTCACTCCCAAGGCTGGAAGTTGGAAATTTGGGACAAGGCGAAACTCAAAGATATTTGTCCCCAAGTTAATCATTCCCAAGTTATCGGTGCTGTCTACTCTCCTCAAGACCGCCAACTCGACCCCACTGTGTTGACTTTGGCTTTAGTTGAAGCAGCCCAGCAAAAAGGCGTAAATTTTCAGTTTGGTGTCAATGTTTTAGGTCTATCCAGTCCAGAAAATAGTAAATCTACCTCTGTGGAAACGACAGCAGGTAATTTCACCGCCGATTGGATTATTATATCGGCTGGATTAGGTTCTACTGCATTAACAGCCCAGTTAAATCAAAAAATAGATATTCGTCCTGTACTGGGGCAAGCCTTGCAAGTATCCCTAGGGCATCCATTAGGCAACCCTGACTTTCAACCAGCCATCAACGGTAGTGATGTGCATATTGTCCCGATTGGTGGCGGAGACTACTGGATAGGCGCAACAGTGGAGTTTCCTGTAGATAGCGATGAGATTCCCGCCAATCAAGAACTATTGGAGTCAGTGAAACAAAAAGCGATCGCCTTTTGTCCAGAGTTAGCGACAGCCAAAATTATCCGCACTTGGTCAGGTTTACGTCCCCGTCCCGAAGGTCGCCCAGCACCAGTTATTGGTGAATTGCCCGGCTTTAGTAATGTTCTGTTAGCCACTGGACATTATCGTAATGGAGTTTTACTTGCTCCAGCTACAGCGAGCATAATTCGAGAACAAATAATTCGTAATTCGTAA
- the psbQ gene encoding photosystem II protein PsbQ, with protein MARQRSIISLLLVLVATFLVSCGSPTTAVAPPTYTTAQLEKIQVHSPEIQAVRDRAGELKTLIQKGDWINVGNFIHGPITEARLSITYITPNLLPKEQSAARQINKDLLSHLVKIDQAASAGNTQLALSNYQAAFADIDKFIQLLPETSSESEAS; from the coding sequence ATGGCGCGTCAACGCTCAATCATTTCATTACTTCTCGTACTGGTAGCAACGTTTCTAGTTAGTTGCGGCAGTCCTACTACCGCAGTTGCTCCTCCAACTTACACAACTGCTCAACTTGAGAAAATTCAGGTACATTCTCCTGAAATTCAAGCTGTGCGCGATCGCGCAGGTGAACTGAAAACCCTGATTCAAAAAGGTGACTGGATCAATGTGGGTAATTTTATCCACGGCCCTATCACAGAAGCTAGGTTGAGCATAACTTATATCACACCCAACCTACTTCCTAAAGAACAATCCGCAGCCCGGCAAATCAACAAAGATTTGCTCAGTCACTTGGTTAAAATCGATCAGGCAGCTAGTGCTGGTAATACTCAACTTGCCTTAAGTAATTATCAAGCTGCTTTTGCAGATATTGATAAATTCATTCAACTGCTGCCCGAAACCAGTAGCGAATCAGAGGCTAGCTAG
- a CDS encoding hydrogenase maturation protease has protein sequence MKNSVMVIGYGNDLRSDDGIGQRIANEIASWHLSSVESLAIHQLTPDLATALTRTDLVIFVDACLPVDGWDVQVRSLSPACDIDNSVHIGDPRSLLALTQALYGHCPTAWLVTIPGMNFEIGDRLSRIAEVGKAVALVKIIQILDKVKNYWVDFQVSA, from the coding sequence ATGAAAAACTCTGTAATGGTGATTGGTTATGGTAACGACTTAAGGAGTGATGACGGTATTGGACAACGGATAGCAAATGAGATTGCTTCTTGGCATTTATCGTCTGTGGAATCCCTGGCAATTCACCAACTTACGCCGGATTTAGCTACTGCTTTAACCCGGACTGATTTAGTCATCTTTGTTGATGCTTGTTTACCTGTGGATGGCTGGGATGTACAAGTGCGATCGCTCTCACCGGCTTGTGATATTGATAACAGCGTTCATATAGGTGATCCGCGATCGCTGTTGGCTCTCACTCAAGCCCTTTACGGTCATTGTCCGACTGCTTGGTTGGTAACAATACCAGGCATGAATTTTGAAATTGGCGATCGCCTTTCCCGCATTGCCGAAGTTGGTAAAGCAGTTGCTTTGGTGAAAATAATTCAAATTTTGGACAAAGTAAAAAATTACTGGGTTGATTTTCAGGTATCCGCTTAG
- a CDS encoding DUF4332 domain-containing protein — MSAKPTGTKNPSPMRYSDWPIEQLPGLSQEEQSQLQNCGIKTTVGLVKQGKTLQAKVALANKLQVNLQYVNKWVALADLARIPSVGTQYCGLLLHAGVASVAQLAQTPTHRLHKQILRLQVATMQRRDLCPPIEQVQQWSQQARIVLSAEC; from the coding sequence ATGTCTGCTAAACCAACAGGGACTAAAAACCCCAGTCCGATGCGATATTCTGACTGGCCGATTGAACAGTTGCCGGGATTGAGTCAAGAAGAACAATCTCAACTACAAAACTGCGGCATTAAAACTACAGTTGGACTAGTAAAACAGGGCAAAACTCTCCAAGCAAAGGTAGCTTTGGCAAATAAATTACAGGTTAACCTCCAGTATGTAAATAAATGGGTGGCTTTAGCTGATTTAGCTAGAATTCCTAGTGTGGGAACACAATATTGTGGTTTATTACTACACGCAGGCGTTGCTTCTGTGGCACAGTTAGCGCAGACTCCAACTCACAGATTACATAAACAGATTTTACGGTTGCAGGTGGCAACCATGCAGCGACGGGATTTGTGTCCACCAATTGAGCAAGTCCAACAATGGAGTCAGCAAGCGAGAATAGTTTTGAGTGCTGAGTGCTGA
- a CDS encoding PhzF family phenazine biosynthesis protein, with amino-acid sequence MRQIITQVDAFTEKPFAGNPAAVCVLAAPQSDEWMQNVAQEMNLSETAFLLKQDDGFNLRWFTPTVEVPLCGHATLASSHVLWSEGHLSPDETARFYTKSGLLIAKRQGEWIELDFPVIHSQATVAPPGLSEALGVPLKSIVQNYLGYLVEVASEDLVRQMQPNFQQMKTLPMANVIVTSLANSDSQYDFVSRFFAPGLGINEDPVTGAAHCCLASFWRDRLNKDQFLAYQASSRGGVVKVTYTGGDSLQPAIGHRVLLAGQAVTVLRGELISQ; translated from the coding sequence ATGAGACAAATTATTACCCAGGTTGATGCGTTTACCGAGAAACCCTTTGCAGGCAATCCCGCCGCCGTCTGTGTTTTAGCTGCTCCCCAATCTGACGAATGGATGCAGAATGTAGCCCAGGAAATGAATTTATCTGAGACGGCTTTTTTACTCAAGCAGGATGATGGTTTTAATCTGCGTTGGTTTACTCCTACAGTAGAAGTGCCGCTTTGTGGTCATGCAACCTTAGCTAGTAGTCATGTGCTGTGGTCTGAGGGGCATTTATCACCAGATGAAACCGCACGTTTTTACACCAAAAGTGGGTTACTGATTGCTAAACGACAAGGTGAATGGATTGAGTTAGATTTCCCAGTTATCCACTCTCAAGCAACTGTTGCGCCTCCAGGACTCAGCGAGGCGTTAGGAGTACCGTTAAAATCAATTGTGCAGAATTACTTGGGTTACTTGGTAGAAGTTGCATCTGAAGATTTGGTGCGGCAAATGCAGCCAAATTTTCAGCAAATGAAAACCTTGCCTATGGCTAATGTGATTGTGACTAGTCTGGCAAACTCTGATTCACAGTACGATTTTGTGTCTCGTTTCTTCGCGCCAGGATTAGGTATTAATGAAGACCCAGTAACAGGGGCTGCCCATTGTTGCTTGGCTTCATTTTGGCGCGATCGCCTAAACAAAGATCAATTCTTAGCATATCAAGCATCAAGTCGCGGTGGAGTAGTAAAAGTGACTTATACAGGAGGCGATAGTCTCCAACCAGCGATCGGTCATCGTGTTCTGTTAGCAGGTCAAGCTGTTACAGTCTTACGGGGAGAACTAATTAGTCAATAG
- a CDS encoding glycosyltransferase family 39 protein, which produces MTNRRGYLNYLGLLGAIALGAVLRFWHLDLKPLWMDEVITAIFSLGKNYHDLPLDVVFTLNRIPDIFTFQPGVSCIQIANNIATQSTHPPLFFCGMYRWMESIQLLGNDWVTKLRSLPVLFGIAAIVGMYGVNCIAFSPTSGIIAALLMAVSPFAVYLSQEARHYTLPMFLITLSLLLIMEIQRDILQGRVRFWCWFLWVVISIFGFYSHYFFILAFIAEIATLSILIYWSEFQKIRILLYLIISSISVFICFMPWVLITLNHAQGSETNWLPNTNIITPFYHTIISLVLMIISLPLESQSLMIMIICGSLMLIFAIWAGLIIFKGLEQLLLQDKTYFPTLTLISFTSFILLQCFAIAYLSGKDITAVPRYSFIYYPSVCSLLAASICHSQKINIKSKKQALVFIFVGLVSSTFIVYNFVFQKPFMPEKVALNMNLEPSLPLMLVVTYESYQDVALGLSFALALEKIRSQISESDNFVALKKSPSLPAIWTKISQLSITIKSHFNLWIVAPGIRRRDYPQKLILSGNTCIIDTNKHYRIGIPYQLYRCSVCNIPILK; this is translated from the coding sequence ATGACAAACCGCAGAGGTTATCTAAATTATCTTGGCTTATTAGGAGCGATCGCACTTGGTGCTGTGTTGCGTTTTTGGCATTTGGATTTAAAACCTCTGTGGATGGATGAAGTCATTACTGCCATATTTAGTTTAGGGAAAAATTATCATGATTTACCGTTGGATGTAGTTTTTACCTTAAACCGCATCCCAGATATTTTTACTTTTCAGCCTGGGGTTAGCTGTATCCAAATTGCTAACAACATCGCTACGCAGTCTACCCATCCCCCACTTTTTTTTTGTGGGATGTATCGCTGGATGGAGTCGATACAACTTTTAGGAAATGATTGGGTAACAAAACTGCGATCGCTACCAGTTTTGTTTGGTATAGCTGCGATCGTCGGTATGTATGGTGTCAATTGTATCGCTTTTTCACCAACATCTGGAATTATTGCCGCATTACTCATGGCAGTATCTCCATTTGCAGTTTACCTTTCTCAAGAAGCGCGTCACTATACCTTGCCTATGTTTCTCATCACCTTATCATTGTTGTTAATCATGGAGATTCAACGAGATATTTTACAGGGTAGGGTGAGATTCTGGTGTTGGTTTTTATGGGTAGTTATTAGTATTTTTGGTTTTTACAGCCACTACTTTTTTATTCTGGCTTTCATTGCTGAAATTGCTACTTTATCAATATTAATATACTGGAGTGAATTTCAAAAAATCAGAATTTTATTATATTTAATTATATCTTCTATTAGTGTTTTTATTTGTTTTATGCCTTGGGTACTGATAACACTTAATCATGCTCAAGGATCAGAAACTAATTGGCTACCAAATACAAACATTATTACACCTTTTTATCACACTATCATTAGTCTGGTGTTAATGATTATATCTTTACCTTTAGAAAGTCAATCATTAATGATCATGATTATTTGTGGATCATTAATGTTGATTTTTGCTATTTGGGCAGGATTAATCATCTTTAAAGGTTTAGAACAACTGTTGCTACAAGATAAAACCTACTTCCCGACATTAACACTAATTAGTTTTACGAGTTTTATTTTGTTACAATGCTTCGCTATAGCCTATTTATCAGGTAAAGATATTACTGCTGTTCCCCGTTATAGTTTTATTTACTACCCTAGTGTTTGCTCTCTGCTTGCAGCTAGCATTTGTCACAGTCAAAAAATAAATATAAAAAGTAAAAAGCAGGCATTAGTTTTTATATTTGTTGGCTTGGTAAGTAGTACCTTTATTGTTTATAATTTTGTGTTTCAAAAGCCATTTATGCCGGAAAAAGTAGCCCTAAATATGAATTTAGAGCCGTCTTTACCTCTAATGTTGGTAGTGACCTATGAAAGCTATCAAGATGTTGCTCTAGGACTCAGTTTTGCTTTGGCACTTGAAAAAATTAGAAGTCAAATATCTGAATCAGATAATTTTGTTGCTTTAAAAAAATCTCCTAGTTTACCTGCTATCTGGACAAAGATTTCACAACTGTCAATAACGATAAAATCGCATTTCAATTTATGGATAGTTGCCCCTGGAATTAGGCGAAGAGATTATCCTCAAAAGTTAATCTTGTCTGGAAATACTTGTATAATCGACACTAATAAGCATTACCGCATCGGTATTCCCTATCAACTTTACCGTTGCAGTGTTTGCAATATACCAATTTTGAAGTGA
- a CDS encoding cytochrome c biogenesis protein CcdA, with protein sequence MLENLQTRLYQLEQFANTLVSQQLTHLSLLSIGIIFTAGLLTSLTPCMLSMLPITIGYIGGYETKSRLQAAAQSTWFALGLATTLAGLGIIAALVGKVYGQIGIGLPIIVSIIAILMGLNLLEALPLQLPSFGDTNWISQDLPPGVRSYGVGLTFGLVASPCSTPVLASLLGWVANTQDLILGAVLLISYTAGYVAPLILAGTFTASIKKLLELRRWSGWINPVSGVLLVGFGVFSLISRIPLGSL encoded by the coding sequence ATGCTAGAGAATCTGCAAACCCGACTTTACCAACTAGAACAATTTGCTAATACCCTTGTCTCTCAGCAACTGACACACCTGAGTTTGCTGAGTATTGGCATCATTTTTACCGCAGGTTTGCTAACTAGCCTTACACCCTGTATGCTGTCCATGCTGCCAATTACGATTGGTTACATCGGCGGATATGAAACAAAAAGCCGTCTCCAAGCAGCAGCCCAATCAACATGGTTTGCTTTGGGATTGGCGACCACTCTAGCCGGCTTAGGCATTATAGCCGCTTTGGTGGGCAAAGTTTACGGTCAAATAGGCATTGGTTTGCCGATTATTGTCAGCATTATCGCCATTCTCATGGGGTTGAACTTACTAGAAGCCCTACCTCTGCAATTACCTTCTTTTGGTGATACCAATTGGATTTCCCAAGATTTACCTCCTGGGGTGCGTTCCTATGGGGTTGGGTTGACGTTTGGCTTAGTTGCATCCCCTTGTAGCACACCTGTTTTAGCCAGTCTTTTAGGTTGGGTAGCGAATACACAGGACTTAATTTTGGGTGCTGTGTTGTTAATTTCCTACACAGCCGGATATGTCGCACCATTAATTTTAGCGGGTACTTTTACTGCTTCAATTAAAAAATTACTAGAATTGCGTCGCTGGTCTGGTTGGATTAACCCAGTTAGCGGTGTGCTTTTAGTCGGATTTGGCGTATTTTCTCTAATTTCTCGGATTCCCCTTGGTAGTTTGTAA
- a CDS encoding cytochrome c biogenesis protein codes for MTIDNSASTASSWWSVPGKYLRREFLPVLTDLRLAIALLLIIALFSISGTVIEQGQSPAFYQANYPEHPALFGFLTWKVIQVVGLDHVYRTWWFLSLLVLFGTSLTACTFTRQLPTLKTAQRWKYYEEPRQFQKLALSAELDTGSVKSLTPLLQNRRYKIFQEKDGILYARKGIVGRIGPIIVHIGIVMILLGGIWGAMTGFMAQEMIASGDTFQVNNIIDAGPLAAPVPKDWSVRVNRFWIDYTPTGGIDQFYSDMSVLDNQGQEVDHKKIFVNQPLRYHGITFYQTDWGISAVRVRINNSPIFQLPMGLLNTKVPGRIWGTWIPTKPDMSEGVSLLAKDLQGMVLIYDSQGKLVDTVRAGMSTQVNGVTLKVLDVVGSTGLQIKADPGIPIVYTGFAILMLGTVMSYFSHSQIWALETGDRLYIGGKTNRAQVAFEREVLEILDTVSSDSQLIPVAK; via the coding sequence ATGACTATAGATAATTCAGCGTCTACAGCATCCTCTTGGTGGTCAGTACCAGGAAAATACTTGCGGCGAGAGTTTTTACCTGTACTGACAGATTTACGATTAGCGATCGCACTATTATTAATCATCGCCCTGTTCAGTATAAGCGGAACTGTCATCGAGCAAGGTCAATCACCAGCATTCTATCAAGCCAATTACCCAGAACACCCGGCTTTATTTGGTTTTCTGACTTGGAAGGTCATCCAAGTAGTAGGCTTAGATCATGTTTATCGGACTTGGTGGTTTTTAAGTTTACTAGTTTTATTTGGAACTAGCCTGACTGCTTGCACATTTACCCGTCAGTTACCAACCTTAAAAACTGCTCAACGCTGGAAATATTACGAAGAACCCCGACAATTTCAAAAACTCGCTTTAAGTGCAGAACTAGATACTGGTTCTGTAAAATCTTTAACTCCCTTATTACAAAATCGTCGTTATAAAATCTTTCAAGAAAAAGATGGGATTCTCTACGCCCGTAAAGGTATAGTCGGGCGCATTGGCCCAATTATCGTGCATATTGGCATCGTCATGATTCTTCTAGGGGGAATCTGGGGGGCGATGACGGGATTTATGGCTCAAGAAATGATTGCTAGTGGTGATACATTTCAAGTCAATAATATTATCGATGCTGGGCCTTTAGCCGCCCCAGTTCCCAAAGATTGGTCTGTACGCGTCAATCGATTTTGGATTGATTACACTCCCACTGGTGGGATTGATCAATTTTATTCTGATATGTCAGTTTTGGATAATCAGGGACAGGAAGTTGACCACAAAAAGATTTTTGTTAACCAACCTCTGCGTTATCATGGCATAACTTTCTACCAAACAGATTGGGGAATTTCGGCTGTTCGCGTCCGCATCAACAACAGCCCCATTTTTCAGTTACCAATGGGACTATTAAACACTAAAGTTCCGGGACGCATTTGGGGAACTTGGATTCCGACGAAGCCAGATATGAGTGAGGGTGTGTCTCTATTAGCAAAAGACTTGCAGGGGATGGTGTTAATTTATGATTCTCAAGGTAAGTTAGTTGATACTGTCCGCGCTGGTATGTCTACCCAAGTCAATGGTGTCACCCTGAAAGTTTTAGATGTAGTTGGTAGCACAGGGTTGCAAATTAAAGCCGACCCAGGTATACCGATTGTTTATACTGGGTTTGCTATTTTGATGCTGGGTACAGTGATGAGTTATTTTTCTCATTCCCAAATTTGGGCATTAGAAACAGGCGATCGCTTGTATATTGGTGGTAAGACTAATCGCGCTCAAGTAGCTTTTGAAAGAGAAGTTTTGGAAATTTTAGATACTGTGAGTTCTGATTCCCAGCTAATTCCAGTCGCCAAATAA
- the queF gene encoding preQ(1) synthase: MSNLSPENVSQSSQEMKYGERIIAEGQLITFPNPRVGRRYDVNISLPEFTCKCPFSGYPDFATIHITYVPDERVVELKALKLYINSYRDRYISHEESANQILDDFVAACDPLEVTVKADFTPRGNVHTVVEVRHQK, translated from the coding sequence ATGAGTAATTTATCACCTGAAAATGTATCTCAGTCTAGCCAAGAAATGAAGTATGGCGAACGTATCATTGCGGAAGGACAGCTAATTACATTCCCTAACCCGCGTGTGGGTAGACGCTATGACGTTAATATTAGTTTGCCAGAATTTACCTGTAAGTGTCCATTTTCCGGCTATCCTGATTTTGCCACCATTCATATTACCTACGTTCCTGATGAGCGGGTGGTGGAGTTAAAGGCACTGAAGCTTTATATTAACAGTTACCGCGATCGCTACATTTCCCACGAAGAATCTGCTAATCAAATTCTTGATGATTTTGTCGCAGCTTGTGACCCTTTAGAAGTCACGGTGAAAGCTGATTTTACTCCCCGTGGTAATGTTCACACTGTGGTAGAAGTGCGTCATCAAAAATAA
- a CDS encoding phasin family protein: protein MPGFGDLVQKAFYLGVGLASYAGEKAGGKLSELRSQVQKLADEMVAKGEMNTEEARRFVEDMMRQAQQPQPPADTAEKSPPSEPRRIEILEEDEEPTVKKESTENVDKLRQQVLNLQEELKKLQNE from the coding sequence ATGCCTGGTTTTGGAGATTTAGTTCAAAAAGCTTTTTACCTTGGTGTCGGTTTGGCTTCTTACGCTGGTGAGAAAGCCGGAGGCAAGTTATCTGAACTGCGATCGCAAGTCCAAAAGCTGGCAGATGAAATGGTGGCGAAGGGCGAAATGAACACCGAGGAAGCCCGCCGCTTTGTGGAAGACATGATGAGACAAGCTCAACAGCCACAACCACCTGCTGACACTGCCGAAAAGTCACCACCTTCTGAACCTCGTCGCATCGAAATTTTAGAGGAAGACGAAGAACCCACGGTGAAAAAGGAATCGACTGAAAACGTAGATAAATTACGCCAACAAGTGCTAAACCTGCAAGAAGAGTTAAAGAAGTTGCAAAACGAGTAA